In Corynebacterium matruchotii, a single genomic region encodes these proteins:
- a CDS encoding ubiquinol-cytochrome c reductase iron-sulfur subunit: MSKNEKNYSDKDLNGMSNGELARLGTELDDVTVAYRKERFPIDNDPAEKRASRAVALWLGIGVLSAIAFLGVYIAWPWQYKGLGDEGVTLYTFYTPLLGITAGLAILSLGFAVVLYVKTIIPEEIAVQRRHDGPSSEVDRRTIVALLNDSWETSTLGRRKVLQGLLGMSAVLVGLVIAAPLGGMIKNPWKAGKLGIQGDGTLWTSGWTLTEKGVKLYLGRDTGALAVKHETDAGEHYSTQGVTRLVRMRPEDLAAAAMETVFPLPEEDVNDGDLYDPTRDVYETHMHSIHGPRNAVMLIRLRSSDAAKVVERVGQEDFHFGDYYAYSKICTHIGCPTSLYEAQTNRILCPCHQSQFDALHYGKPVFGPAARALPQLPITVDEDGYLVAAGNFVEPVGPAFWERKS; encoded by the coding sequence CGAGCTTGACGACGTGACCGTTGCCTATCGGAAAGAACGCTTCCCGATTGATAATGACCCGGCGGAAAAGCGGGCGTCTCGGGCGGTGGCCCTCTGGTTGGGCATTGGTGTACTGTCCGCCATCGCGTTCTTGGGTGTCTATATCGCCTGGCCGTGGCAGTATAAGGGCCTGGGTGATGAGGGGGTGACCCTCTACACCTTCTACACCCCGTTGTTGGGTATTACCGCTGGTCTTGCCATATTGTCCCTGGGCTTTGCGGTGGTCTTGTATGTGAAGACCATTATCCCGGAGGAAATAGCGGTACAGCGGCGGCACGATGGTCCCTCGTCCGAGGTAGATCGTCGTACCATCGTGGCGTTGCTCAATGATTCGTGGGAAACCTCCACCTTGGGGCGTCGTAAAGTGCTCCAGGGGCTGTTGGGCATGTCGGCGGTGCTGGTGGGCCTGGTTATTGCCGCGCCGCTTGGTGGCATGATTAAAAACCCGTGGAAGGCCGGTAAGCTGGGCATTCAGGGGGATGGTACGCTGTGGACCTCCGGTTGGACCCTGACGGAAAAAGGCGTCAAACTGTACCTGGGTCGAGACACCGGCGCGCTGGCCGTCAAGCATGAAACGGATGCCGGCGAGCACTACAGCACCCAGGGTGTTACCCGCCTGGTGCGGATGCGGCCGGAGGACCTGGCCGCCGCCGCCATGGAGACCGTGTTCCCCCTGCCAGAAGAGGACGTGAACGATGGGGATCTCTACGATCCCACCCGCGACGTATACGAAACACACATGCATTCCATTCATGGTCCCCGTAACGCCGTCATGTTGATTCGTCTCCGTTCCTCGGACGCCGCTAAGGTGGTTGAACGCGTGGGGCAGGAAGATTTCCACTTCGGTGATTACTACGCCTATTCGAAGATTTGTACGCACATCGGTTGCCCCACCTCGCTGTATGAGGCGCAAACCAACCGGATCCTGTGCCCCTGCCACCAGTCGCAGTTCGACGCATTGCATTACGGCAAGCCGGTGTTCGGCCCCGCCGCCCGTGCTTTGCCACAGCTGCCGATTACCGTTGATGAAGACGGTTACCTCGTCGCCGCGGGTAACTTTGTGGAACCCGTTGGCCCCGCATTCTGGGAGCGTAAGTCATAA
- a CDS encoding cytochrome b — MSTKLAEIGNNIDSRYTAAAGIRRQINKVFPTHWSFMLGEIALYSFLILLLTGVYLTLFFDPSITKVIYDGAYLPLNGVEMSRAYETALNLSFEVRGGLFIRQMHHWAALMFMVSMTVHMLRIFFTGAFRRPREANWIIGCVLLLLGMAEGFMGYSLPDDLLSGVGLRIMSAIIVGLPIIGTWMHWLIFGGDFPSELMLDRFYIAHVLIIPGIILGLIAAHLALVWYQKHTQFPGPGRAENNVVGVRILPLFGIKAAAFGLITAGVLALMAGLTTINAIWLLGPYNPAQVSAGSQPDIYMLWTDGLARVMPAWELYLGHYTVPGAFWVAMLAGLMVVLLIAYPFIEAKITGDTAHHNLLQRPRDVPVRTSLGMMGIAFYFLVTLSGGNDLFAYHFGVSLNAMTWVGRIGLIVLPPLAYFVTYRICIGLQRSDREVLEHGIETGVIKMMPNGAFVEIHQPLGEVDEHGHPVPLSYAGAPVPKQMNQLGFSGHPGRGVLTPDPEDVARKAAEIEHENHQEEYEMLQALNEANREADEENKKS; from the coding sequence ATGAGCACCAAATTAGCCGAAATCGGCAATAATATTGATTCGCGGTACACCGCTGCTGCGGGTATTCGCCGCCAGATTAACAAGGTATTTCCCACCCACTGGTCGTTTATGCTCGGTGAGATTGCGCTCTATAGCTTTCTCATCCTGCTGCTGACCGGTGTCTACCTCACACTCTTCTTCGACCCGTCTATCACCAAGGTCATCTACGATGGTGCGTATCTTCCGCTGAATGGCGTGGAGATGTCCCGGGCGTATGAGACGGCCTTGAACCTGTCCTTCGAGGTGCGCGGCGGGCTCTTTATCCGCCAAATGCACCACTGGGCTGCGCTCATGTTCATGGTGTCCATGACCGTGCACATGCTGCGCATCTTCTTCACCGGGGCGTTCCGGCGCCCGCGTGAGGCCAACTGGATTATCGGTTGCGTGCTGTTGCTGCTGGGCATGGCCGAGGGCTTCATGGGCTACTCCCTGCCGGACGACTTGCTGTCCGGCGTGGGCCTGCGCATCATGTCCGCCATTATCGTGGGCCTGCCGATCATCGGCACCTGGATGCACTGGCTCATCTTCGGCGGGGATTTCCCCTCCGAACTGATGTTGGACCGTTTCTATATCGCCCACGTGCTGATTATCCCGGGCATTATCTTGGGCCTGATCGCCGCTCACCTGGCGTTGGTGTGGTACCAGAAGCACACCCAATTCCCCGGGCCGGGTCGCGCCGAAAATAATGTGGTGGGCGTGCGGATTCTGCCGCTGTTCGGCATCAAGGCCGCCGCGTTCGGGTTGATTACCGCCGGCGTGTTGGCACTCATGGCCGGGTTGACCACGATCAACGCGATTTGGCTGCTGGGTCCCTATAATCCGGCGCAGGTGTCTGCCGGTTCGCAGCCCGACATTTACATGCTGTGGACGGACGGTTTAGCCCGGGTCATGCCGGCATGGGAGCTGTATTTGGGTCATTACACTGTGCCTGGGGCGTTCTGGGTGGCAATGCTGGCCGGCCTCATGGTGGTGTTGCTCATCGCCTATCCATTCATTGAGGCGAAGATTACCGGGGACACGGCCCACCATAACCTGTTGCAGCGGCCGCGGGACGTGCCGGTGCGGACCTCGCTGGGCATGATGGGGATCGCCTTCTACTTCCTGGTGACCCTCTCGGGCGGCAACGACCTGTTCGCCTACCACTTCGGGGTGTCGCTGAACGCCATGACCTGGGTGGGTCGCATTGGGCTCATTGTGCTGCCGCCGTTGGCCTACTTTGTGACCTACCGGATCTGCATTGGGTTGCAGCGCTCCGACCGTGAGGTGCTGGAGCACGGCATTGAGACCGGCGTGATTAAGATGATGCCGAACGGTGCGTTCGTGGAGATCCACCAGCCGCTGGGCGAGGTGGATGAGCACGGCCACCCGGTGCCGTTGTCGTACGCTGGTGCGCCGGTGCCGAAGCAGATGAACCAATTGGGCTTCTCCGGCCATCCGGGTCGGGGTGTCTTGACGCCGGATCCTGAGGATGTGGCCCGGAAGGCCGCCGAGATCGAGCATGAGAATCATCAGGAGGAGTACGAGATGCTCCAGGCCTTAAATGAGGCTAATCGGGAGGCCGATGAGGAGAACAAGAAATCCTAA
- a CDS encoding C40 family peptidase has translation MAKHRRQGKKVVRNTAAVTATAAVATLTPMAAHAAEVVVPGTDFRMDVQGLESVQGLANVPGVDNYVPSLKGQGGTDFAAAIANPQAQPFQTQSVGESILAAARSKIGSPYVWGATGPNAFDCSGLTTWAYNQVGKKIPRTSYGQAAEGQKVSRENLQPGDIVVFYSGASHVGIYAGNGKVVHAVTQGTPLQEAPMDNMPFHSAVRF, from the coding sequence GTGGCTAAGCACCGTCGTCAAGGCAAGAAAGTGGTACGTAACACCGCAGCAGTCACTGCAACTGCTGCTGTCGCTACGCTGACACCCATGGCTGCTCATGCAGCAGAGGTAGTGGTTCCTGGTACCGATTTCCGTATGGATGTCCAGGGGTTAGAAAGCGTTCAGGGTCTTGCTAACGTCCCCGGGGTGGACAATTATGTTCCCTCCCTCAAGGGGCAAGGTGGCACGGACTTTGCGGCAGCGATTGCTAACCCTCAGGCACAGCCCTTCCAAACCCAGTCTGTAGGAGAGTCGATCTTGGCAGCAGCTCGTTCCAAGATAGGCTCCCCTTATGTTTGGGGCGCAACGGGGCCGAACGCATTCGACTGCTCGGGCCTGACCACCTGGGCATATAACCAAGTGGGCAAGAAGATTCCTCGTACCTCGTATGGGCAAGCAGCTGAAGGACAAAAGGTTTCGCGGGAAAACCTGCAACCTGGTGACATTGTGGTCTTTTATTCTGGCGCCTCTCACGTCGGCATTTATGCCGGCAATGGCAAGGTCGTGCACGCGGTCACGCAGGGCACCCCCTTGCAGGAAGCACCGATGGACAACATGCCATTCCATTCCGCAGTGCGTTTCTAA
- a CDS encoding C40 family peptidase — protein MRAFLAALGTIITLSVLPIAAQAEDVDQLIRTMDELSHQTNDKNEAVKHKEDEVKAAEDEVNRLTGVAQDTEAVARTAEESEKAFQAEVNRIAGAKYRGVAIDPMSKIFGAHNPQIAIDQTAYMATITAQTEEAVAKLVDATKVAKDARDAAAKAVEDAKQHKANLEGERDNLTREQEELKGKMKELMDKVNGLSPADRAKWVAKNGPIDYSIAGLVGANPIGMKALEIGMTKIGAPYGWGAAGPDVFDCSGLVLWSYAQQGITVPRTSQAQMAGGTPVSREELQPGDVVGFYPGATHVGIYAGDNKILHASDYGIPVQVVNMDSMPYYGARRY, from the coding sequence GTGCGTGCGTTCCTTGCTGCCTTAGGCACCATCATTACCCTTTCCGTCCTTCCCATCGCGGCCCAGGCAGAAGACGTTGACCAGCTTATCCGCACCATGGATGAGCTTTCCCATCAAACCAACGACAAAAACGAAGCGGTAAAACACAAGGAGGACGAGGTAAAGGCCGCCGAGGACGAGGTGAACCGGCTCACCGGTGTGGCCCAAGATACTGAGGCTGTTGCTAGAACCGCCGAGGAGTCCGAAAAGGCCTTCCAAGCCGAAGTGAACCGCATTGCCGGCGCCAAATATCGGGGTGTGGCCATCGACCCCATGTCGAAGATTTTCGGGGCCCATAATCCGCAGATTGCGATCGACCAGACGGCCTATATGGCAACCATTACGGCCCAAACCGAAGAGGCCGTCGCAAAGCTTGTCGACGCCACCAAGGTGGCGAAAGACGCCCGCGACGCCGCCGCTAAGGCTGTCGAAGACGCCAAGCAGCACAAGGCCAACCTAGAGGGCGAACGCGACAACCTCACCCGGGAGCAGGAAGAGCTCAAAGGCAAAATGAAAGAGCTCATGGACAAGGTCAACGGCCTCAGCCCCGCCGACCGGGCCAAGTGGGTGGCGAAAAACGGTCCCATCGACTACAGCATTGCCGGACTGGTGGGCGCCAACCCCATTGGTATGAAAGCCCTAGAGATCGGCATGACCAAGATCGGTGCTCCCTACGGTTGGGGCGCCGCCGGACCTGACGTATTTGACTGCTCCGGTTTAGTGCTCTGGTCCTACGCACAACAGGGCATCACCGTGCCCCGCACCTCCCAGGCCCAAATGGCCGGCGGCACCCCCGTCAGCCGCGAAGAACTGCAACCCGGTGACGTGGTTGGCTTCTATCCGGGTGCCACCCACGTCGGTATCTATGCCGGCGACAATAAGATCCTGCACGCCTCCGACTACGGCATCCCCGTGCAGGTGGTGAACATGGATTCCATGCCCTACTACGGTGCCCGCCGCTACTAA
- a CDS encoding glycosyltransferase family 4 protein, which yields MRVLLVTNDFPPTIGGIQSYLRDFISTLPPQDVVVFASTQDTAAAANWDGQAAYRVYRWPRRIMLPTPATVRRMRQIIRAENIDVVWFGAAAPLALMARAARAAGARRVIASTHGHEVGWSMLPGARQVLRVIGSHCDVVTYISDYTLSRFRAAFGEPTFEWLPSGVDSHRFSPLSAAQRQAVRSQLGWRTSGHYVVCISRLVPRKGQDQLVRLWPDVLTHFPDATLVIVGGGSRRFTARLRRLAGNLADDRIVFTGRVGEECMSHMLHAADVFAMPCRTRGGGLDVEGLGIVYLEAQAAGIPVIAGRSGGAPETVIPESGIVVDGRSQQDILAALIALLSDPKRRRDMGWRGRSFVERSWTWERMEARLRRILAGSET from the coding sequence ATGCGAGTCCTACTGGTCACCAACGATTTTCCGCCTACCATCGGCGGTATCCAGTCGTATCTCCGCGATTTCATTAGTACCCTCCCACCGCAGGATGTTGTGGTGTTTGCCTCTACCCAGGACACCGCCGCGGCCGCCAACTGGGACGGTCAGGCGGCATACCGGGTGTATCGGTGGCCGCGTCGCATCATGTTGCCCACCCCGGCCACCGTCCGCCGCATGCGGCAGATCATTCGTGCCGAAAACATTGATGTGGTGTGGTTCGGTGCCGCTGCCCCCCTCGCCCTCATGGCCCGGGCCGCCCGCGCCGCCGGCGCCCGCCGCGTTATCGCATCCACCCACGGGCATGAGGTGGGTTGGTCCATGCTGCCCGGCGCCCGCCAAGTGCTGCGCGTTATTGGCAGCCACTGCGATGTGGTCACCTACATTTCCGACTACACCCTCAGCCGGTTCCGGGCCGCTTTTGGTGAGCCTACCTTCGAATGGTTGCCTTCCGGGGTGGACAGTCACCGATTTAGCCCGCTTTCTGCCGCCCAGCGTCAGGCTGTGCGTTCCCAATTGGGTTGGCGGACTAGTGGGCACTATGTGGTGTGCATTTCCCGCCTGGTGCCCCGTAAAGGCCAGGATCAACTCGTGCGACTCTGGCCGGATGTGCTCACCCACTTTCCCGACGCCACCCTCGTCATTGTTGGTGGTGGCTCCCGTCGCTTCACCGCCCGGCTTCGGCGACTCGCCGGAAACCTCGCCGACGACCGCATCGTTTTCACCGGCCGGGTGGGGGAGGAGTGCATGTCCCACATGCTGCATGCCGCCGATGTATTTGCCATGCCCTGCCGCACCCGCGGCGGCGGCCTCGATGTTGAGGGTCTGGGCATCGTGTACCTCGAAGCCCAGGCCGCTGGCATTCCCGTGATCGCTGGCCGCTCCGGTGGGGCGCCGGAAACCGTCATCCCGGAATCCGGCATTGTGGTTGATGGCCGCAGCCAGCAAGACATCCTGGCCGCCCTCATAGCCTTGTTGTCCGACCCGAAGCGCCGCCGTGACATGGGTTGGCGGGGGCGCAGCTTTGTGGAACGATCCTGGACCTGGGAACGCATGGAGGCCCGGCTTCGGCGCATTCTGGCTGGGTCGGAAACCTAG
- a CDS encoding ROK family protein, whose protein sequence is MSTPVTIGFDIGGTNMRAGAITEAGNIIDSTATEAPHDADELQEGIVRIVNKFRADHCIGAVGLAIAGFLDPDCEIVRFAPHLPWRDRHARAELQAALGVPVRLEHDANAAAWGEYKFGGAQGHDNWVLFALGTGIGATLMQDGNIYRGAFGTAPEFGHIQVVPHGRPCACGKRGCLERYCSGTALEQTARELLADNPITTSILSDHPELTGKTVMDAARQSDPIATAAVTSIAEWLGLALSMVVDILDPGMILIGGGMSADHDVYLPQATEIMAANIVGSGYRPVPTVSTAKLGGNAGMIGVADLARQLFIDKNQQK, encoded by the coding sequence ATGTCTACTCCAGTCACAATTGGTTTTGATATCGGCGGAACCAACATGCGGGCTGGGGCAATCACCGAAGCCGGAAACATTATTGATTCCACCGCCACCGAGGCGCCCCATGACGCTGACGAGCTGCAAGAGGGCATTGTCCGCATTGTCAATAAGTTCCGTGCTGACCACTGTATCGGCGCTGTGGGGTTGGCCATTGCTGGCTTCTTGGACCCCGACTGTGAAATCGTTCGATTCGCCCCACACCTGCCATGGCGTGACCGCCACGCCCGTGCTGAATTGCAGGCTGCGTTGGGGGTTCCGGTGCGCCTCGAACACGACGCCAATGCCGCGGCCTGGGGTGAATACAAATTCGGCGGGGCCCAAGGCCACGACAATTGGGTGCTTTTCGCCTTGGGAACCGGCATCGGCGCCACCCTTATGCAGGACGGGAATATATACCGTGGTGCCTTTGGCACTGCTCCGGAATTCGGCCACATACAAGTGGTTCCGCATGGTAGGCCCTGTGCCTGCGGGAAGCGGGGCTGTTTGGAACGCTACTGCTCCGGCACTGCCTTGGAACAAACTGCCCGGGAGCTCTTGGCCGATAACCCCATCACCACCTCCATACTGTCCGACCACCCGGAACTTACCGGGAAAACCGTCATGGATGCGGCCCGCCAATCCGACCCCATCGCTACCGCCGCCGTCACCAGCATTGCCGAATGGCTCGGGTTGGCCCTCTCCATGGTGGTTGACATTCTTGACCCCGGCATGATCCTTATCGGCGGGGGTATGTCCGCCGACCATGATGTGTACTTGCCGCAGGCCACCGAGATTATGGCGGCGAATATTGTTGGTTCGGGATACCGGCCTGTCCCCACGGTCTCTACCGCTAAACTTGGTGGTAATGCCGGTATGATTGGTGTTGCCGATCTAGCCCGACAACTATTCATAGACAAGAACCAACAAAAATGA
- a CDS encoding lysophospholipid acyltransferase family protein yields the protein MTNNWYWAFKNVLLGPFLRVYNRPTIDGGSNIPTIGAAILASNHQSVMDSFYLPLLCPRQITFPAKSEYFTTPGIVGRLQKWFYTSVGQVPLDRSSAKAGEVLLTAARNILDRGELFGIYPEGTRSPDGRIYRGKTGAARVAIATDVPIIPIAMIGSRNANPIGSWVLRPAKVRIRVGAPIYPREFLRERGLGEYEGARALTDHIMATLSELSGQPYVDLYAADVKKSLAAGNGYPPVP from the coding sequence GTGACAAATAACTGGTATTGGGCATTTAAAAATGTGTTATTGGGGCCGTTTTTGCGGGTGTATAACCGTCCCACCATTGATGGGGGCTCCAATATTCCTACCATTGGGGCCGCTATCCTCGCATCCAACCATCAATCCGTCATGGATTCCTTTTACCTGCCGCTGCTGTGCCCCCGGCAAATTACCTTCCCGGCCAAGAGCGAATACTTCACCACCCCGGGTATCGTCGGCAGGCTGCAAAAATGGTTCTACACCTCGGTTGGTCAGGTTCCGCTTGACCGGAGTTCTGCCAAGGCTGGTGAGGTACTGCTCACCGCCGCCCGGAATATTTTGGACAGAGGGGAGCTTTTCGGCATTTACCCCGAGGGCACCCGCTCGCCCGACGGCCGGATTTATCGGGGTAAGACCGGGGCCGCCCGTGTGGCTATTGCTACCGATGTGCCGATCATTCCCATTGCCATGATCGGCAGCCGCAACGCCAACCCCATTGGCTCCTGGGTGCTTCGCCCCGCGAAGGTCCGGATTCGGGTTGGGGCACCCATTTACCCCCGCGAATTTCTCCGCGAACGTGGCTTGGGTGAATACGAGGGGGCCCGAGCGCTCACCGATCATATTATGGCCACGCTGAGCGAACTCAGCGGCCAACCTTATGTCGATCTTTATGCTGCTGACGTGAAAAAATCCCTGGCTGCTGGTAATGGTTACCCACCCGTCCCATAG